A single genomic interval of Spinacia oleracea cultivar Varoflay chromosome 6, BTI_SOV_V1, whole genome shotgun sequence harbors:
- the LOC130462988 gene encoding uncharacterized protein, producing the protein MTRPISDSPRPIPTRPITRPKCIQNYGMRVTVVEKLKTHFDDLSTELNTADSRDINDFESLAEEVSYHKNSMWEYTTNMRSKTSRAQSKAYSDVLKLQGIEFPTLVDRHKNRLGYKDEFEFLEEDQKLEEWLLEPMSSG; encoded by the exons ATGACCCGCCCCATTAGTGACTCGCCCCGACCCATCCCGACCCGCCCAATAACCAGGCCTAAGTGTATCCAGAACTACGGTATGCGTGTTACTGTCGTCGAAAAACTTAAGACGCACTTCGACGACCTGTCTACTGAACTTAATACTGCCGACTCTAGAGATATCAATGATTTTGAAAGTTTGGCTGAGGAAGTGTCGTATCACAAGAATTCTATGTGGGAGTATACAACCAACATGAGAAGTAAAACATCCCGCGCTCAATCAAAGGCTTATTCTGATGTACTTAAGCTGCAGGGCATTGAGTTCCCAACTCTTGTTGACAG GCACAAGAACAGGCTTGGATATAAGGATGAGTTCGAGTTTTTGGAAGAAGACCAGAAGCTTGAG GAATGGTTGTTAGAGCCGATGTCATCTGGCTGA